The following are encoded in a window of Platichthys flesus chromosome 11, fPlaFle2.1, whole genome shotgun sequence genomic DNA:
- the osbpl3b gene encoding oxysterol-binding protein-related protein 3 isoform X2, which produces MGSEERSSAMSQKISSLSRSNSSSSSKHDSRQDSWEIVEGLRGGFGTILEPQKQEGYMLKRRKWPMKGWHKRYFFLDKGILKYGKCSADIEKGKLHGRIDVGLSVMAIKKKAKCIDLDAEENIYHLKIKSQELFDEWVSKLRHHRLYRQNEIAMYPNEKSFYYPHYSSPKSPNSPSLAKSASMRKCMSLQRQSTVHSVGAFPVSCTSQAKVTAWLQSSDDMDKCSKDLSVCDAYLLELNHLLQSMEVLHRTYSAPSIQALQTSTFDSPKKEKRLPKKWRNKNYNKDVKTTLQVPSCISSGSIRLHASNPNLSTAALANDKADSESLDSPFDVAKLQEDFCRIATDLHATMKSALSTLTSERERLRTCLDHETCPPTSPQVVGLKNTLATALAQNSELRERLSKIHAESHIVEPTLINLTAPVQKQDSADASPPLVHQVSNESRASVAESLSEFFDAQEVLLSASSSENEASEDDSYNSDVSDNISMDFSNGTEIERPNSGSAEEGAALCQRRSCLPAPSPNNSTVSLWNILRNNIGKDLSKVAMPVQLNEPLNTLQRLCEELEYSELLDRAANTQDPFERMVYIATFVVSGYASSYYRTGGKPFNPLLGETYESDRPDKGFRFVAEQVSHHPPISACHAESKNFMFWQDVRCKNKFWGKSMEIVPVGTTHVTLPEFGDHYEWNKVTSCIHNILSGQRWIEHYGEISIRNTSSDICQCKITFVKAKYWNSSVNEVEGTVTDQKGKVVHRLFGKWHEAVFCGDPPSATCIWRANAMPVDHEQYYGFTKFAVELNELDPSLKLLLPSTDTRLRVDQRLLEEGKLEAAEEQKQRIEQLQRERRRVLEESSATHLPHFFRRSKDDTWVSNNTYWELRKDLGFAHIDFPVLW; this is translated from the exons ATGGGCTCAGAGGAGCGCAGTTCGGCCATGTCACAGAAGATCTCCTCCCTGTCacgcagcaacagcagctcctcGTCCAAGCATGACAGCCGACAG GACAGCTGGGAAATAGTGGAGGGTCTGCGTGGAGGCTTCGGCACCATCCTGGAGCCCCAGAAACAGGAGGGCTACATgctgaagaggagaaagtggCCAATGAAGGGCTGGCATAAG AGATACTTCTTCCTGGACAAGGGCATCCTGAAGTACGGCAAGTGCAGTGCTGAT ATTGAGAAAGGGAAACTGCACGGCCGCATCGATGTGGGCCTCTCTGTCATGGCCATTAAGAAGAAGGCCAAGTGCATCGATCTTGatgcagaggaaaacatctATCACCTTAAG ATTAAGTCGCAGGAGCTGTTTGATGAATGGGTGTCCAAGCTGCGCCACCATCGGCTCTATCGGCAGAATGAGATTGCCATGTACCCTAATGAGAAATCCTTCTACTACCCTCATTACTCCTCCCCCAAGTCGCCCAACTCCCCCAGCTTGGCCAAGAGTGCCTCTATGAGAAAG TGCATGTCTTTACAGAGACAGTCCACAGTGCATTCTGTCGGAGCCTTCCCTGTGAGCTGCACCAGCCAGGCCAAAGTTACAGCCTGGCTCCAGTCATCAGATGACATGGACAAGTGCTCCAAAG ACCTGTCAGTCTGTGACGCCTACCTGCTGGAGCTCAACCACCTGCTTCAGAGTATGGAAGTCCTCCATCGAACATATTCTGCTCCATCCATCCAAGCCCTGCAG ACGTCTACATTCGACAGCCCtaagaaggagaagagactTCCAAAGAAATGGCGGAATAAAAACTACAACAAAGATGTGAAAACAACTCTGCAG GTACCCAGCTGCATCTCCTCTGGCTCTATCCGCCTCCATGCCTCTAACCCCAACCTCTCCACCGCTGCACTCGCTAATGACAAAGCCGACTCCGAGTCACTAGATTCTCCCTTTGATGTGGCCAAGCTCCAGGAGGACTTCTGCCGCATCGCCACCGACT TGCATGCGACCATGAAGTCGGCCCTCAGTACACTGACGTCTGAGCGGGAGAGGTTAAGGACGTGTCTGGACCACGAAACGTGTCCGCCCACCTCGCCCCAAGTCGTCGGTTTGAAGAACACGCTGGCGACG GCTTTAGCCCAGAACTCTGAGCTGAGAGAGCGCCTGAGCAAGATTCATGCCGAGTCCCACATCGTAGAGCCCACACTAATAAATCTCACTGCCCCTGTGCAG AAACAAGACTCCGCTGATGCGTCCCCTCCCCTCGTGCACCAAGTGTCCAATGAGAGCAGAGCTTCCGTCGCAGAGTCTTTGTCCGAGTTCTTCGATGCACAGGAAGTCCTGCTGTCCGCCAGCTCCTCTGAAAATGAG gcGTCGGAGGATGACTCATACAACAGTGATGTCAGTGACAACATTTCCATGGACTTCAGCAATGGGACAGAAATCGAGAGACCAAACTCAG GGTCTGCGGAAGAAGGCGCTGCCCTCTGTCAGCGTAGATCCTGCCTGCCCGCTCCCAGTCCCAACAACAGCACCGTCAGCCTGTGGAACATCCTCAGGAACAACATCGGCAAAGACCTGTCCAAAGTGGCGATGCCTGTGCAGCTCAATGAGCCGCTCAACACCCTGCAGAGACtgtgtgaggagctggagtACAGCGAGCTGCTGGACAGAGCCGCCAACACACAGGACCCGTTTGAACGGATG GTATACATAGCAACATTTGTTGTGTCAGGCTACGCATCCAGCTACTACAGAACCGGTGGAAAGCCTTTCAACCCCCTCCTGGGAGAGACGTACGAATCTGACCGGCCAGATAAAGGCTTTCGATTTGTTGCTGAGCAG GTCAGCCATCACCCACCGATCTCAGCCTGTCACGCAGAGTCTAAAAACTTCATGTTCTGGCAAG ATGTGAGGTGTAAGAACAAGTTCTGGGGGAAGTCGATGGAGATTGTTCCTGTGGGCACAACTCATGTGACTCTGCCAGA ATTTGGGGACCACTATGAGTGGAACAAGGTCACGTCCTGCATCCACAACATCCTCAGTGGACAGCGCTGGATCGAGCACTACGGGGAGATCTCCATCCGAAACACCAGCAGTGACATTTGCCAATGCAAGATCACGTTTGTTAAG GCCAAATACTGGAATTCCAGCGTGAACGAGGTGGAGGGAACCGTCACGGATCAGAAAGGGAAGGTGGTCCACAGACTCTTTGGAAAGTGGCATGAGGCGGTTTTCTGCGGAGACCCACCTTCAGCCACGTGCATCTGGAGAGCAA ATGCAATGCCAGTGGACCACGAGCAGTACTATGGTTTTACAAAGTTTGctgttgaactgaatgagtTGGACCCATCTCTGAAACTGCTGCTACCATCCACAGACACCAGACTACGAGTTGACCAAAG ATTGCTGGAGGAGGGGAAGTTGGAGGCGGCAGAGgagcagaagcagaggatcgaacagctgcagagagaaagacggagagtCCTGGAGGAGAGCAGTGCCACGCATCTGCCTCATTTCTTCAG GAGGTCAAAGGACGATACGTGGGTGAGCAACAACACGTACTGGGAGTTGAGGAAGGACCTCGGCTTCGCCCACATAGATTTCCCGGTGCTGTGGTGA
- the osbpl3b gene encoding oxysterol-binding protein-related protein 3 isoform X1 codes for MGSEERSSAMSQKISSLSRSNSSSSSKHDSRQDSWEIVEGLRGGFGTILEPQKQEGYMLKRRKWPMKGWHKRYFFLDKGILKYGKCSADIEKGKLHGRIDVGLSVMAIKKKAKCIDLDAEENIYHLKIKSQELFDEWVSKLRHHRLYRQNEIAMYPNEKSFYYPHYSSPKSPNSPSLAKSASMRKCMSLQRQSTVHSVGAFPVSCTSQAKVTAWLQSSDDMDKCSKDLSVCDAYLLELNHLLQSMEVLHRTYSAPSIQALQTSTFDSPKKEKRLPKKWRNKNYNKDVKTTLQVPSCISSGSIRLHASNPNLSTAALANDKADSESLDSPFDVAKLQEDFCRIATDLHATMKSALSTLTSERERLRTCLDHETCPPTSPQVVGLKNTLATALAQNSELRERLSKIHAESHIVEPTLINLTAPVQKQDSADASPPLVHQVSNESRASVAESLSEFFDAQEVLLSASSSENEVSASEDDSYNSDVSDNISMDFSNGTEIERPNSGSAEEGAALCQRRSCLPAPSPNNSTVSLWNILRNNIGKDLSKVAMPVQLNEPLNTLQRLCEELEYSELLDRAANTQDPFERMVYIATFVVSGYASSYYRTGGKPFNPLLGETYESDRPDKGFRFVAEQVSHHPPISACHAESKNFMFWQDVRCKNKFWGKSMEIVPVGTTHVTLPEFGDHYEWNKVTSCIHNILSGQRWIEHYGEISIRNTSSDICQCKITFVKAKYWNSSVNEVEGTVTDQKGKVVHRLFGKWHEAVFCGDPPSATCIWRANAMPVDHEQYYGFTKFAVELNELDPSLKLLLPSTDTRLRVDQRLLEEGKLEAAEEQKQRIEQLQRERRRVLEESSATHLPHFFRRSKDDTWVSNNTYWELRKDLGFAHIDFPVLW; via the exons ATGGGCTCAGAGGAGCGCAGTTCGGCCATGTCACAGAAGATCTCCTCCCTGTCacgcagcaacagcagctcctcGTCCAAGCATGACAGCCGACAG GACAGCTGGGAAATAGTGGAGGGTCTGCGTGGAGGCTTCGGCACCATCCTGGAGCCCCAGAAACAGGAGGGCTACATgctgaagaggagaaagtggCCAATGAAGGGCTGGCATAAG AGATACTTCTTCCTGGACAAGGGCATCCTGAAGTACGGCAAGTGCAGTGCTGAT ATTGAGAAAGGGAAACTGCACGGCCGCATCGATGTGGGCCTCTCTGTCATGGCCATTAAGAAGAAGGCCAAGTGCATCGATCTTGatgcagaggaaaacatctATCACCTTAAG ATTAAGTCGCAGGAGCTGTTTGATGAATGGGTGTCCAAGCTGCGCCACCATCGGCTCTATCGGCAGAATGAGATTGCCATGTACCCTAATGAGAAATCCTTCTACTACCCTCATTACTCCTCCCCCAAGTCGCCCAACTCCCCCAGCTTGGCCAAGAGTGCCTCTATGAGAAAG TGCATGTCTTTACAGAGACAGTCCACAGTGCATTCTGTCGGAGCCTTCCCTGTGAGCTGCACCAGCCAGGCCAAAGTTACAGCCTGGCTCCAGTCATCAGATGACATGGACAAGTGCTCCAAAG ACCTGTCAGTCTGTGACGCCTACCTGCTGGAGCTCAACCACCTGCTTCAGAGTATGGAAGTCCTCCATCGAACATATTCTGCTCCATCCATCCAAGCCCTGCAG ACGTCTACATTCGACAGCCCtaagaaggagaagagactTCCAAAGAAATGGCGGAATAAAAACTACAACAAAGATGTGAAAACAACTCTGCAG GTACCCAGCTGCATCTCCTCTGGCTCTATCCGCCTCCATGCCTCTAACCCCAACCTCTCCACCGCTGCACTCGCTAATGACAAAGCCGACTCCGAGTCACTAGATTCTCCCTTTGATGTGGCCAAGCTCCAGGAGGACTTCTGCCGCATCGCCACCGACT TGCATGCGACCATGAAGTCGGCCCTCAGTACACTGACGTCTGAGCGGGAGAGGTTAAGGACGTGTCTGGACCACGAAACGTGTCCGCCCACCTCGCCCCAAGTCGTCGGTTTGAAGAACACGCTGGCGACG GCTTTAGCCCAGAACTCTGAGCTGAGAGAGCGCCTGAGCAAGATTCATGCCGAGTCCCACATCGTAGAGCCCACACTAATAAATCTCACTGCCCCTGTGCAG AAACAAGACTCCGCTGATGCGTCCCCTCCCCTCGTGCACCAAGTGTCCAATGAGAGCAGAGCTTCCGTCGCAGAGTCTTTGTCCGAGTTCTTCGATGCACAGGAAGTCCTGCTGTCCGCCAGCTCCTCTGAAAATGAGGTAAGT gcGTCGGAGGATGACTCATACAACAGTGATGTCAGTGACAACATTTCCATGGACTTCAGCAATGGGACAGAAATCGAGAGACCAAACTCAG GGTCTGCGGAAGAAGGCGCTGCCCTCTGTCAGCGTAGATCCTGCCTGCCCGCTCCCAGTCCCAACAACAGCACCGTCAGCCTGTGGAACATCCTCAGGAACAACATCGGCAAAGACCTGTCCAAAGTGGCGATGCCTGTGCAGCTCAATGAGCCGCTCAACACCCTGCAGAGACtgtgtgaggagctggagtACAGCGAGCTGCTGGACAGAGCCGCCAACACACAGGACCCGTTTGAACGGATG GTATACATAGCAACATTTGTTGTGTCAGGCTACGCATCCAGCTACTACAGAACCGGTGGAAAGCCTTTCAACCCCCTCCTGGGAGAGACGTACGAATCTGACCGGCCAGATAAAGGCTTTCGATTTGTTGCTGAGCAG GTCAGCCATCACCCACCGATCTCAGCCTGTCACGCAGAGTCTAAAAACTTCATGTTCTGGCAAG ATGTGAGGTGTAAGAACAAGTTCTGGGGGAAGTCGATGGAGATTGTTCCTGTGGGCACAACTCATGTGACTCTGCCAGA ATTTGGGGACCACTATGAGTGGAACAAGGTCACGTCCTGCATCCACAACATCCTCAGTGGACAGCGCTGGATCGAGCACTACGGGGAGATCTCCATCCGAAACACCAGCAGTGACATTTGCCAATGCAAGATCACGTTTGTTAAG GCCAAATACTGGAATTCCAGCGTGAACGAGGTGGAGGGAACCGTCACGGATCAGAAAGGGAAGGTGGTCCACAGACTCTTTGGAAAGTGGCATGAGGCGGTTTTCTGCGGAGACCCACCTTCAGCCACGTGCATCTGGAGAGCAA ATGCAATGCCAGTGGACCACGAGCAGTACTATGGTTTTACAAAGTTTGctgttgaactgaatgagtTGGACCCATCTCTGAAACTGCTGCTACCATCCACAGACACCAGACTACGAGTTGACCAAAG ATTGCTGGAGGAGGGGAAGTTGGAGGCGGCAGAGgagcagaagcagaggatcgaacagctgcagagagaaagacggagagtCCTGGAGGAGAGCAGTGCCACGCATCTGCCTCATTTCTTCAG GAGGTCAAAGGACGATACGTGGGTGAGCAACAACACGTACTGGGAGTTGAGGAAGGACCTCGGCTTCGCCCACATAGATTTCCCGGTGCTGTGGTGA
- the osbpl3b gene encoding oxysterol-binding protein-related protein 3 isoform X3, with product MTADSWEIVEGLRGGFGTILEPQKQEGYMLKRRKWPMKGWHKRYFFLDKGILKYGKCSADIEKGKLHGRIDVGLSVMAIKKKAKCIDLDAEENIYHLKIKSQELFDEWVSKLRHHRLYRQNEIAMYPNEKSFYYPHYSSPKSPNSPSLAKSASMRKCMSLQRQSTVHSVGAFPVSCTSQAKVTAWLQSSDDMDKCSKDLSVCDAYLLELNHLLQSMEVLHRTYSAPSIQALQTSTFDSPKKEKRLPKKWRNKNYNKDVKTTLQVPSCISSGSIRLHASNPNLSTAALANDKADSESLDSPFDVAKLQEDFCRIATDLHATMKSALSTLTSERERLRTCLDHETCPPTSPQVVGLKNTLATALAQNSELRERLSKIHAESHIVEPTLINLTAPVQKQDSADASPPLVHQVSNESRASVAESLSEFFDAQEVLLSASSSENEVSASEDDSYNSDVSDNISMDFSNGTEIERPNSGSAEEGAALCQRRSCLPAPSPNNSTVSLWNILRNNIGKDLSKVAMPVQLNEPLNTLQRLCEELEYSELLDRAANTQDPFERMVYIATFVVSGYASSYYRTGGKPFNPLLGETYESDRPDKGFRFVAEQVSHHPPISACHAESKNFMFWQDVRCKNKFWGKSMEIVPVGTTHVTLPEFGDHYEWNKVTSCIHNILSGQRWIEHYGEISIRNTSSDICQCKITFVKAKYWNSSVNEVEGTVTDQKGKVVHRLFGKWHEAVFCGDPPSATCIWRANAMPVDHEQYYGFTKFAVELNELDPSLKLLLPSTDTRLRVDQRLLEEGKLEAAEEQKQRIEQLQRERRRVLEESSATHLPHFFRRSKDDTWVSNNTYWELRKDLGFAHIDFPVLW from the exons ATGACAGCCGACAG CTGGGAAATAGTGGAGGGTCTGCGTGGAGGCTTCGGCACCATCCTGGAGCCCCAGAAACAGGAGGGCTACATgctgaagaggagaaagtggCCAATGAAGGGCTGGCATAAG AGATACTTCTTCCTGGACAAGGGCATCCTGAAGTACGGCAAGTGCAGTGCTGAT ATTGAGAAAGGGAAACTGCACGGCCGCATCGATGTGGGCCTCTCTGTCATGGCCATTAAGAAGAAGGCCAAGTGCATCGATCTTGatgcagaggaaaacatctATCACCTTAAG ATTAAGTCGCAGGAGCTGTTTGATGAATGGGTGTCCAAGCTGCGCCACCATCGGCTCTATCGGCAGAATGAGATTGCCATGTACCCTAATGAGAAATCCTTCTACTACCCTCATTACTCCTCCCCCAAGTCGCCCAACTCCCCCAGCTTGGCCAAGAGTGCCTCTATGAGAAAG TGCATGTCTTTACAGAGACAGTCCACAGTGCATTCTGTCGGAGCCTTCCCTGTGAGCTGCACCAGCCAGGCCAAAGTTACAGCCTGGCTCCAGTCATCAGATGACATGGACAAGTGCTCCAAAG ACCTGTCAGTCTGTGACGCCTACCTGCTGGAGCTCAACCACCTGCTTCAGAGTATGGAAGTCCTCCATCGAACATATTCTGCTCCATCCATCCAAGCCCTGCAG ACGTCTACATTCGACAGCCCtaagaaggagaagagactTCCAAAGAAATGGCGGAATAAAAACTACAACAAAGATGTGAAAACAACTCTGCAG GTACCCAGCTGCATCTCCTCTGGCTCTATCCGCCTCCATGCCTCTAACCCCAACCTCTCCACCGCTGCACTCGCTAATGACAAAGCCGACTCCGAGTCACTAGATTCTCCCTTTGATGTGGCCAAGCTCCAGGAGGACTTCTGCCGCATCGCCACCGACT TGCATGCGACCATGAAGTCGGCCCTCAGTACACTGACGTCTGAGCGGGAGAGGTTAAGGACGTGTCTGGACCACGAAACGTGTCCGCCCACCTCGCCCCAAGTCGTCGGTTTGAAGAACACGCTGGCGACG GCTTTAGCCCAGAACTCTGAGCTGAGAGAGCGCCTGAGCAAGATTCATGCCGAGTCCCACATCGTAGAGCCCACACTAATAAATCTCACTGCCCCTGTGCAG AAACAAGACTCCGCTGATGCGTCCCCTCCCCTCGTGCACCAAGTGTCCAATGAGAGCAGAGCTTCCGTCGCAGAGTCTTTGTCCGAGTTCTTCGATGCACAGGAAGTCCTGCTGTCCGCCAGCTCCTCTGAAAATGAGGTAAGT gcGTCGGAGGATGACTCATACAACAGTGATGTCAGTGACAACATTTCCATGGACTTCAGCAATGGGACAGAAATCGAGAGACCAAACTCAG GGTCTGCGGAAGAAGGCGCTGCCCTCTGTCAGCGTAGATCCTGCCTGCCCGCTCCCAGTCCCAACAACAGCACCGTCAGCCTGTGGAACATCCTCAGGAACAACATCGGCAAAGACCTGTCCAAAGTGGCGATGCCTGTGCAGCTCAATGAGCCGCTCAACACCCTGCAGAGACtgtgtgaggagctggagtACAGCGAGCTGCTGGACAGAGCCGCCAACACACAGGACCCGTTTGAACGGATG GTATACATAGCAACATTTGTTGTGTCAGGCTACGCATCCAGCTACTACAGAACCGGTGGAAAGCCTTTCAACCCCCTCCTGGGAGAGACGTACGAATCTGACCGGCCAGATAAAGGCTTTCGATTTGTTGCTGAGCAG GTCAGCCATCACCCACCGATCTCAGCCTGTCACGCAGAGTCTAAAAACTTCATGTTCTGGCAAG ATGTGAGGTGTAAGAACAAGTTCTGGGGGAAGTCGATGGAGATTGTTCCTGTGGGCACAACTCATGTGACTCTGCCAGA ATTTGGGGACCACTATGAGTGGAACAAGGTCACGTCCTGCATCCACAACATCCTCAGTGGACAGCGCTGGATCGAGCACTACGGGGAGATCTCCATCCGAAACACCAGCAGTGACATTTGCCAATGCAAGATCACGTTTGTTAAG GCCAAATACTGGAATTCCAGCGTGAACGAGGTGGAGGGAACCGTCACGGATCAGAAAGGGAAGGTGGTCCACAGACTCTTTGGAAAGTGGCATGAGGCGGTTTTCTGCGGAGACCCACCTTCAGCCACGTGCATCTGGAGAGCAA ATGCAATGCCAGTGGACCACGAGCAGTACTATGGTTTTACAAAGTTTGctgttgaactgaatgagtTGGACCCATCTCTGAAACTGCTGCTACCATCCACAGACACCAGACTACGAGTTGACCAAAG ATTGCTGGAGGAGGGGAAGTTGGAGGCGGCAGAGgagcagaagcagaggatcgaacagctgcagagagaaagacggagagtCCTGGAGGAGAGCAGTGCCACGCATCTGCCTCATTTCTTCAG GAGGTCAAAGGACGATACGTGGGTGAGCAACAACACGTACTGGGAGTTGAGGAAGGACCTCGGCTTCGCCCACATAGATTTCCCGGTGCTGTGGTGA
- the osbpl3b gene encoding oxysterol-binding protein-related protein 3 isoform X4 has translation MGSEERSSAMSQKISSLSRSNSSSSSKHDSRQDSWEIVEGLRGGFGTILEPQKQEGYMLKRRKWPMKGWHKRYFFLDKGILKYGKCSADIEKGKLHGRIDVGLSVMAIKKKAKCIDLDAEENIYHLKIKSQELFDEWVSKLRHHRLYRQNEIAMYPNEKSFYYPHYSSPKSPNSPSLAKSASMRKCMSLQRQSTVHSVGAFPVSCTSQAKVTAWLQSSDDMDKCSKDLSVCDAYLLELNHLLQSMEVLHRTYSAPSIQALQTSTFDSPKKEKRLPKKWRNKNYNKDVKTTLQVPSCISSGSIRLHASNPNLSTAALANDKADSESLDSPFDVAKLQEDFCRIATDLHATMKSALSTLTSERERLRTCLDHETCPPTSPQVVGLKNTLATKQDSADASPPLVHQVSNESRASVAESLSEFFDAQEVLLSASSSENEVSASEDDSYNSDVSDNISMDFSNGTEIERPNSGSAEEGAALCQRRSCLPAPSPNNSTVSLWNILRNNIGKDLSKVAMPVQLNEPLNTLQRLCEELEYSELLDRAANTQDPFERMVYIATFVVSGYASSYYRTGGKPFNPLLGETYESDRPDKGFRFVAEQVSHHPPISACHAESKNFMFWQDVRCKNKFWGKSMEIVPVGTTHVTLPEFGDHYEWNKVTSCIHNILSGQRWIEHYGEISIRNTSSDICQCKITFVKAKYWNSSVNEVEGTVTDQKGKVVHRLFGKWHEAVFCGDPPSATCIWRANAMPVDHEQYYGFTKFAVELNELDPSLKLLLPSTDTRLRVDQRLLEEGKLEAAEEQKQRIEQLQRERRRVLEESSATHLPHFFRRSKDDTWVSNNTYWELRKDLGFAHIDFPVLW, from the exons ATGGGCTCAGAGGAGCGCAGTTCGGCCATGTCACAGAAGATCTCCTCCCTGTCacgcagcaacagcagctcctcGTCCAAGCATGACAGCCGACAG GACAGCTGGGAAATAGTGGAGGGTCTGCGTGGAGGCTTCGGCACCATCCTGGAGCCCCAGAAACAGGAGGGCTACATgctgaagaggagaaagtggCCAATGAAGGGCTGGCATAAG AGATACTTCTTCCTGGACAAGGGCATCCTGAAGTACGGCAAGTGCAGTGCTGAT ATTGAGAAAGGGAAACTGCACGGCCGCATCGATGTGGGCCTCTCTGTCATGGCCATTAAGAAGAAGGCCAAGTGCATCGATCTTGatgcagaggaaaacatctATCACCTTAAG ATTAAGTCGCAGGAGCTGTTTGATGAATGGGTGTCCAAGCTGCGCCACCATCGGCTCTATCGGCAGAATGAGATTGCCATGTACCCTAATGAGAAATCCTTCTACTACCCTCATTACTCCTCCCCCAAGTCGCCCAACTCCCCCAGCTTGGCCAAGAGTGCCTCTATGAGAAAG TGCATGTCTTTACAGAGACAGTCCACAGTGCATTCTGTCGGAGCCTTCCCTGTGAGCTGCACCAGCCAGGCCAAAGTTACAGCCTGGCTCCAGTCATCAGATGACATGGACAAGTGCTCCAAAG ACCTGTCAGTCTGTGACGCCTACCTGCTGGAGCTCAACCACCTGCTTCAGAGTATGGAAGTCCTCCATCGAACATATTCTGCTCCATCCATCCAAGCCCTGCAG ACGTCTACATTCGACAGCCCtaagaaggagaagagactTCCAAAGAAATGGCGGAATAAAAACTACAACAAAGATGTGAAAACAACTCTGCAG GTACCCAGCTGCATCTCCTCTGGCTCTATCCGCCTCCATGCCTCTAACCCCAACCTCTCCACCGCTGCACTCGCTAATGACAAAGCCGACTCCGAGTCACTAGATTCTCCCTTTGATGTGGCCAAGCTCCAGGAGGACTTCTGCCGCATCGCCACCGACT TGCATGCGACCATGAAGTCGGCCCTCAGTACACTGACGTCTGAGCGGGAGAGGTTAAGGACGTGTCTGGACCACGAAACGTGTCCGCCCACCTCGCCCCAAGTCGTCGGTTTGAAGAACACGCTGGCGACG AAACAAGACTCCGCTGATGCGTCCCCTCCCCTCGTGCACCAAGTGTCCAATGAGAGCAGAGCTTCCGTCGCAGAGTCTTTGTCCGAGTTCTTCGATGCACAGGAAGTCCTGCTGTCCGCCAGCTCCTCTGAAAATGAGGTAAGT gcGTCGGAGGATGACTCATACAACAGTGATGTCAGTGACAACATTTCCATGGACTTCAGCAATGGGACAGAAATCGAGAGACCAAACTCAG GGTCTGCGGAAGAAGGCGCTGCCCTCTGTCAGCGTAGATCCTGCCTGCCCGCTCCCAGTCCCAACAACAGCACCGTCAGCCTGTGGAACATCCTCAGGAACAACATCGGCAAAGACCTGTCCAAAGTGGCGATGCCTGTGCAGCTCAATGAGCCGCTCAACACCCTGCAGAGACtgtgtgaggagctggagtACAGCGAGCTGCTGGACAGAGCCGCCAACACACAGGACCCGTTTGAACGGATG GTATACATAGCAACATTTGTTGTGTCAGGCTACGCATCCAGCTACTACAGAACCGGTGGAAAGCCTTTCAACCCCCTCCTGGGAGAGACGTACGAATCTGACCGGCCAGATAAAGGCTTTCGATTTGTTGCTGAGCAG GTCAGCCATCACCCACCGATCTCAGCCTGTCACGCAGAGTCTAAAAACTTCATGTTCTGGCAAG ATGTGAGGTGTAAGAACAAGTTCTGGGGGAAGTCGATGGAGATTGTTCCTGTGGGCACAACTCATGTGACTCTGCCAGA ATTTGGGGACCACTATGAGTGGAACAAGGTCACGTCCTGCATCCACAACATCCTCAGTGGACAGCGCTGGATCGAGCACTACGGGGAGATCTCCATCCGAAACACCAGCAGTGACATTTGCCAATGCAAGATCACGTTTGTTAAG GCCAAATACTGGAATTCCAGCGTGAACGAGGTGGAGGGAACCGTCACGGATCAGAAAGGGAAGGTGGTCCACAGACTCTTTGGAAAGTGGCATGAGGCGGTTTTCTGCGGAGACCCACCTTCAGCCACGTGCATCTGGAGAGCAA ATGCAATGCCAGTGGACCACGAGCAGTACTATGGTTTTACAAAGTTTGctgttgaactgaatgagtTGGACCCATCTCTGAAACTGCTGCTACCATCCACAGACACCAGACTACGAGTTGACCAAAG ATTGCTGGAGGAGGGGAAGTTGGAGGCGGCAGAGgagcagaagcagaggatcgaacagctgcagagagaaagacggagagtCCTGGAGGAGAGCAGTGCCACGCATCTGCCTCATTTCTTCAG GAGGTCAAAGGACGATACGTGGGTGAGCAACAACACGTACTGGGAGTTGAGGAAGGACCTCGGCTTCGCCCACATAGATTTCCCGGTGCTGTGGTGA